The sequence TGCCCATTAATCATTACATCCCCGGAATCAGGGAAAATGAGGCCGGTCATCATGCGTATTGTGGTAGTCTTTCCCTGTCCATTACGTCCAAGAAAACCGTACACATCGCCTTTCATAACTTTTAGATTTAGATTGTCAACAATTTTTCTACCGCGAAACGATTTTGTGAGATTGCGTGTTTCCAATAACGTATTTGAAATCATAAGGTATTTTCCTTTCTCTTACTTATAATCAGTTTGTTGTCTTTTTTTTATTATCCATCTAAAAAATAAAATACCACATTTGAAAAAATAAACGGGTGATAGGAATTTTATTAAAAATTCATAAACTTTCTTTCTGATGTGAAGTTAGAAAACCGCGTCTGTTCGTTAATTGGGCAGGAATAGAAAAAAAGCGGTCCGGGAGAAAATATTTTCTCCCGGACCGCTTTTATTTTAAGACGTTACAAAACCTTGCTCAGGAAATCCTTCGTTCTGGCGTGCTTCGGGCTGCCGAACACCTCGGCAGGCGTTCCCTGCTCGACGATAAACCCGCCGTCCATGAACAGAATCCGGTCCCCTACCTCGCGGGCAAAGCCCATTTCATGGGTAACGATGACCATAGTCATGCCCTGCTCGGCCAGCTTCTTCATGACCTCAAGCACCTCGCCCACCATCTCGGGGTCAAGCGCCGAGGTCGGCTCGTCGAACAGCATGACATGCGGCTGCATGGCAAGCGCGCGGGCGATGGCGATCCGCTGCTTCTGCCCGCCCGAGAGCTGCGACGGATAGGCATCCTTTTTATCTTCGAGACCGACGGTGCGCAGCAGGTCCATCGCTATTTTGTCCGCCTCCGCAGAAGACTGCTTCTTGACCTTGAGCGGAGCCAGCGTAATGTTTTGCAGCACGGTCTTGTGCGGGAACAGATTGAACTGCTGGAAGACCATGCCCATTTTTTCGCGAGTGGCATTGATATCATGCTTCCGGTCCGTAATGGACTGTCCTTCAAAGGTAATTTCCCCGCCTGTCGGCTGCTCCAGCAGATTCAGACAGCGCAAAAAGGTGCTTTTTCCCGAGCCGCTGGGACCGATGACGACAATCACTTCGCCTTTTTCTATCGCAAGATCGATGCCTTTCAGAATTTCCAGCTTGCCAAATGCCTTTTGCAAGTTCTTAACGGTGATCACCGGCGCTCCATCTCCTTTCCAGTCTGCCAAGCACCTTGGATAATGTAAATGTCAGAATAAAATACATCAGAGCGATAACCAGCAGCGGCGTCAGCCCGTCATAGGTAATCGTGGTAATGGTTCTGGCTTGAAACAGCAGATCCATCGCTCCGATCATACCGACAATGGACGATTCTTTGATAATGGTAATGAACTCGTTGCCTATCGCCGGGAGCACATTCTTCAGCGCCTGCGGGAGAATAATATAGCGCATGGTCATCGCCTGCGTCATCCCGAGTGAACGCGACGCTTCCGACTGTCCGCGGTCCACGCCCTGAATGCCTGCCCGGAATATTTCGGCAAGATAGGCTGAGCTGTTAATTGTAAGAGTTATCGCCCCCGACTCGATCGCGGTAAACTCAAGACCGATTGAAGGAAGACCGTAGTGAATAATAAACAATTGCACAAGCATCGGCGTTCCGCGCAGAAATTCCACCCAGGCGGCGGCGATCCAGCGAAGCACTCTGAAGCTTGACATCCGCAGCAGGGCAACAACGATCCCGAGCACGAAGCCGCAGATGACTCCGATTACCGCGAGAAGCAGCGTGTATTGCAGTCCGGTCAGAAAAAAGCCGCGGTATTCATAGGCCATATTCAGTAAATTCATCCTACCCGCAAACCTCCTATCAATAAAAAAATAGAAAACGGCGGGTCACCGCCATTTTCTTCGTTTGATTGAAAAACAGCTTTCCAGCGTATCTTTAAAGCTTACTTGCTCTCGGCCAGCTCGGCCGCCTTCGTTACATACTCTTCGATCTTTCCAGCAGAGTTCAGCTCGCCCAGAGTCTTGTTGATCTGTGTCAGCAGCTCTGAGTTGCCCTTCTTGACCCCGATGACGTAACCGTCATCTTCGACTTCCGGCTTCGCGTCGGTAATGGTCAGACCCTTCACATTTTTTACAAAAGATTTGGCTACCGGCCCTTCCATAATGGAAGCATCGACACGGTTCGATTGCAGCTGGAGCACGATATCGGAAATTTTAGCGAGCGAAGTCAGCTGCGCCCCCTCAATTCCTTTGGCGATATCTTCCTGAATGGAACCGGTCTGAATGCCGATCTTAGCGCCCTTCAGGGATTCCATCGTGCTGAATTTATCCTTGTCGGCTTCGCGAACCACAACGGCCTGCTCGGCTTTATAATAAATGTCGGACAGATCGATTTGTTTGGCTCTTTCCGGAGTCGGACTGAGACCCGAAATGACCATATCCACTCTACCGCTGGACAGCTCGTTCAGCAGCGAGTCAAACGGCAGGTCCTTAATGACCAGCTCCGCGCCCATATCCGATGCGATCTCCTTGGCAATATCAATGTCAAAACCGACGATCGTATCTTTACCCTCTACCACCTTGTGGAATTCGTATGGCGGAAAGTCGGCGCTTGTTCCAAGTGTCAACGTTTTCTTCGCCGCCGTGCCTGTATTGCCTCCGTTAGCTTCAGTTCCGGTATTGGCCTTGTCCTGGCCGCAACCCGAAAGAAGGCTTACCGCGAGCAGCATCCCCATAGACATTTTGATCCATTTGTTCATGTTCTGTTTCTCTCCCTTGTTCTCTCGTCGGGCGATTTGAAGCCCATCTTTAAATATGTCATTTGTGTTCTTGTCCCGGACCGACTTATTATAATTCAACTCGTATGAATATGCAAAGATTATTTTGTTGACAAAATGCCAAAATTATAGAAGAGTGCTCGCGGCTTTTTTCCGGAAGCAGGTCTCTACAACGACGAGCCTTTCTTTCTGAAAACATTCAGAAAAATAGTTTATTATTATGTATTTAAGGGTATTAAACTAAGTACCCACTCGAAAGAGGCGCAGTTGCGCTTCAATCATTTTAGGAGGGGAGACCATGCTGCTGGAAGCTTTGTACCACGTTCCACGCGATAAATGGGCATACGCCTATGATAAGGAATCCGTACATCTGCGAATGCGGACCAAACGGGATGACGCTGATGCTGTATATGTCTTGACAGGTGACAAATACGCTTGGGATCGGACCTTCGAGGAAATCGCGATGGAAAAATCCGCTTCCGACGAACTGTTCGATTATTGGGAAGCCTGCGCGCGGCCTAAACATAAACGGTTGTCCTATCTCTTTCGGATCGAATCAGGCGGCGACACGGCTTATATGTCCAGCAAAGGGATTATGCATGAGACACCGCAGCCACCGGGTAACAACTTCGAATTCCCGTATATTCATGAAGTTGATTTGTTCAGGGTTCCGGAATGGGCCAAAGAAGCGGTCTTCTATCAAATTATGCCGGACCGTTTCGCCAACGGAGACACGGCCAATGACCCGGAAGGAACGGAAGCCTGGGGCGGTGAACCGAAGGTCGACAACTTTTTCGGGGGCGATATCCAGGGCGTAATCGATCATCTCGACTACCTGCTGGATCTCGGGGTTAATGCGATTTATTTCACGCCGCTGTTCGTATCCCCGTCCAATCATAAATACGACATCATTGATTACAAAAAGGTTGATCCCCAATTCGGCGATAATGAGCTGCTCAAGACTTTGGTCGATCTCTGCCATGAGAAAGGCATACGCGTCATGCTTGATGCGGTGTTCAACCACTGCAGCAAAGAATTTCCTCCCTTTCAGGATGTCATGGAAAAAGGGGACGATTCCAAATATGCCGATTGGTTCCACATTAATTCCTTCCCCGTAGAGGTTGTAGACGGCATACCGAGCTACGATACATTTGGATTTTTTGAGGCCATGCCCAAATTTAATACGGCCAATCCGGAAGTCAAATCGTATTTGCTGGACGTGGCGGAATACTGGATCAAGGAAGTCAAGCTGGACGGGTGGCGCCTCGACGTGGCTGACGAAATCGATCATCACTTCTGGCATGATTTCCGCAAGGTTGTGAAAAAAGCCAATCCGGACGCTTACATCGTAGGCGAGGTATGGAGCGATTCTCTAGCTTGGCTGCTCGGTGATCAGTTCGATT is a genomic window of Paenibacillus durus ATCC 35681 containing:
- a CDS encoding amino acid ABC transporter ATP-binding protein, with the translated sequence MITVKNLQKAFGKLEILKGIDLAIEKGEVIVVIGPSGSGKSTFLRCLNLLEQPTGGEITFEGQSITDRKHDINATREKMGMVFQQFNLFPHKTVLQNITLAPLKVKKQSSAEADKIAMDLLRTVGLEDKKDAYPSQLSGGQKQRIAIARALAMQPHVMLFDEPTSALDPEMVGEVLEVMKKLAEQGMTMVIVTHEMGFAREVGDRILFMDGGFIVEQGTPAEVFGSPKHARTKDFLSKVL
- a CDS encoding alpha-glycosidase translates to MLLEALYHVPRDKWAYAYDKESVHLRMRTKRDDADAVYVLTGDKYAWDRTFEEIAMEKSASDELFDYWEACARPKHKRLSYLFRIESGGDTAYMSSKGIMHETPQPPGNNFEFPYIHEVDLFRVPEWAKEAVFYQIMPDRFANGDTANDPEGTEAWGGEPKVDNFFGGDIQGVIDHLDYLLDLGVNAIYFTPLFVSPSNHKYDIIDYKKVDPQFGDNELLKTLVDLCHEKGIRVMLDAVFNHCSKEFPPFQDVMEKGDDSKYADWFHINSFPVEVVDGIPSYDTFGFFEAMPKFNTANPEVKSYLLDVAEYWIKEVKLDGWRLDVADEIDHHFWHDFRKVVKKANPDAYIVGEVWSDSLAWLLGDQFDSVMNYPFSGTVLEFFNGGMDSYTFSNKVGGLLMRYPKQANEVAFNLLCSHDTPRLLNAMGEDKRKMKLAVAFLFTFIGTPCIYYGDEIGLSGEGDPGCRKCMEWDPDKQDLELRDFYKMMISLRKENPALRGGSYRILGACKDDPCIIYERMDSETHFTIWMNNSPEPRSLSHALEAEDWTDALTGDAVRPDEGIMHISLDPYGFRILSRRLDRKTPPLVHNTSGKASTEHSPAHR
- a CDS encoding amino acid ABC transporter permease, which gives rise to MNLLNMAYEYRGFFLTGLQYTLLLAVIGVICGFVLGIVVALLRMSSFRVLRWIAAAWVEFLRGTPMLVQLFIIHYGLPSIGLEFTAIESGAITLTINSSAYLAEIFRAGIQGVDRGQSEASRSLGMTQAMTMRYIILPQALKNVLPAIGNEFITIIKESSIVGMIGAMDLLFQARTITTITYDGLTPLLVIALMYFILTFTLSKVLGRLERRWSAGDHR
- a CDS encoding transporter substrate-binding domain-containing protein, translating into MNKWIKMSMGMLLAVSLLSGCGQDKANTGTEANGGNTGTAAKKTLTLGTSADFPPYEFHKVVEGKDTIVGFDIDIAKEIASDMGAELVIKDLPFDSLLNELSSGRVDMVISGLSPTPERAKQIDLSDIYYKAEQAVVVREADKDKFSTMESLKGAKIGIQTGSIQEDIAKGIEGAQLTSLAKISDIVLQLQSNRVDASIMEGPVAKSFVKNVKGLTITDAKPEVEDDGYVIGVKKGNSELLTQINKTLGELNSAGKIEEYVTKAAELAESK